A genomic window from Methanobacterium sp. BRmetb2 includes:
- a CDS encoding SAM-dependent methyltransferase, which translates to MRILMDERGKKYMISNDKDFHSDFGFIKKEDIEKSEEGQILKSHMDKEFKVLKRDVNDYIQLMERRCSILLPKDVGIIMAYTGLGAGSVVVEGGTGAGTTALYFGNVVGDQGKVYSYEIREDFAQIAEKNVNGFGLENVEIKCKDMKEGIEEKDVDLIFLDLPKPWELVEGVKESLKVGGYLAAYNPYIEQFQILNKVLNKHDLKDIKTVECIFREMELKNKGTRPKTRMAGHTGYLTFARKL; encoded by the coding sequence TTGAGAATTTTAATGGATGAAAGAGGGAAAAAATATATGATATCCAATGATAAGGATTTTCATTCTGATTTTGGGTTTATAAAAAAAGAAGATATAGAAAAAAGTGAAGAAGGTCAGATCCTAAAATCTCATATGGATAAGGAATTTAAAGTCTTAAAAAGAGATGTGAATGATTATATTCAACTTATGGAGCGTCGCTGCTCCATATTATTGCCAAAAGATGTTGGTATTATTATGGCTTATACTGGCCTTGGTGCAGGTTCTGTGGTTGTTGAAGGAGGAACTGGAGCTGGAACCACTGCTCTTTATTTTGGAAATGTGGTAGGTGACCAAGGCAAAGTTTACAGCTATGAGATTAGGGAAGATTTTGCCCAAATAGCTGAAAAGAATGTAAATGGTTTTGGTCTTGAAAATGTCGAAATAAAATGTAAAGACATGAAAGAGGGAATTGAAGAAAAGGATGTTGATTTGATCTTTTTAGATCTTCCCAAACCTTGGGAACTTGTCGAAGGAGTGAAAGAATCACTTAAAGTAGGAGGTTATTTGGCAGCATATAACCCTTATATTGAACAGTTTCAGATTCTCAATAAAGTGTTAAATAAACATGATTTAAAAGATATTAAGACTGTAGAATGTATCTTTAGAGAAATGGAATTAAAAAATAAAGGTACTCGTCCAAAAACTAGAATGGCAGGTCATACGGGCTATTTAACCTTTGCCCGGAAGTTATAG
- a CDS encoding TIGR00303 family protein, giving the protein MKDNIKVFGSSNTLNQLKCKNSLFLCVIASTKTSNIEGITGAGLTPELTDFTPAADVELVVLGNPKCLPEIPRTVIGGEAAPTPAVITKAALELTDIPFIVVDAGSAVKPNIPYIRINDEPGQDISTGKSVKNAKEIFEKGKLLGKTLSKLTDHIIIGESTPAGTTTALGVLTAMGYDAKSKVSGSMPENPHNLKYKAVFDGLKAAGYEKGDLHHDPIKAVEVVGDPMIPAVAGITMGSSVRVTLAGGTQMTSVCAFIKKLMPNFDFSNICISTTIFVAEDETSDINFISRQIDDITILAVDPEFEKSNNNGLKSYVSGSVKEGVGAGGAMLAALLNGASIDEIRIKTEELCEKIF; this is encoded by the coding sequence ATGAAGGATAATATTAAAGTTTTTGGCTCATCAAACACTCTTAATCAATTAAAATGTAAGAATTCTTTATTTCTATGTGTTATTGCCAGCACAAAAACATCTAACATTGAAGGGATAACTGGAGCAGGGTTAACGCCGGAATTGACTGATTTCACACCTGCTGCTGATGTAGAATTAGTGGTTTTAGGCAATCCAAAGTGTTTACCGGAAATACCCCGGACGGTTATTGGGGGAGAAGCTGCTCCCACACCAGCCGTGATCACTAAAGCAGCTTTGGAGCTGACTGACATACCATTTATAGTAGTAGACGCAGGTTCAGCAGTTAAACCCAATATTCCTTATATTAGGATAAATGATGAACCCGGTCAGGATATTAGTACAGGTAAATCAGTTAAGAATGCTAAAGAAATTTTTGAAAAGGGAAAATTATTGGGAAAAACGCTCTCCAAACTCACAGATCATATAATAATTGGTGAAAGTACGCCCGCCGGCACAACCACAGCTCTGGGAGTGTTAACTGCTATGGGTTACGATGCAAAAAGTAAAGTTAGCGGAAGCATGCCTGAAAATCCTCATAACCTCAAATATAAAGCGGTTTTTGATGGATTAAAAGCGGCAGGCTATGAAAAAGGTGATCTCCATCATGATCCCATTAAAGCAGTAGAAGTAGTGGGAGATCCTATGATCCCTGCTGTAGCCGGAATAACCATGGGTAGCTCTGTAAGAGTAACCCTTGCCGGAGGCACCCAGATGACATCTGTTTGTGCTTTCATAAAAAAGTTGATGCCCAACTTTGATTTTAGCAATATATGTATATCTACAACTATATTTGTTGCAGAAGATGAAACTTCTGATATTAACTTTATATCACGCCAGATAGATGATATCACCATCCTGGCAGTGGATCCTGAATTCGAAAAATCAAATAACAATGGACTTAAAAGTTATGTTTCTGGATCAGTTAAGGAGGGTGTAGGTGCAGGAGGAGCAATGCTCGCTGCTCTATTAAATGGTGCTTCTATAGATGAAATTAGAATTAAAACTGAAGAATTATGTGAAAAAATCTTTTAG
- the uppP gene encoding undecaprenyl-diphosphatase UppP produces the protein MDIIQALILGIVQGLTEFLPISSSAHLVFMHELTGLAPNLSFDTLLHLGSLIAVLGYFRKDVVHMIKSFFSSLIDIPRGQFKKGIKEDQFKKLAWFIIIGTIPAGLAGFLLKDFFESLFSNLTAVSVFLIITGFLLWGSEMVSRKTLKKISLKEMTVKNTLIMGVAQACAIAPGISRSGATISSGLFLGMERELAARFSFLLSIPAILGAALVQLKDISTGLDVNTSAYVLGFIAAAISGYLAIKLMLKLIKERNLLIFAYYCWIVGAFVLIFTLVLT, from the coding sequence ATGGATATTATTCAAGCATTAATTCTAGGTATTGTTCAAGGTTTAACTGAATTTTTACCAATAAGTAGTTCGGCCCATCTCGTATTCATGCACGAATTAACTGGACTAGCACCAAATCTATCTTTTGATACTTTGTTGCACCTAGGAAGTCTTATAGCTGTACTAGGATATTTCAGGAAAGATGTTGTACATATGATAAAGTCGTTCTTCTCTAGTCTTATAGACATACCTCGTGGTCAGTTTAAAAAAGGTATAAAAGAAGATCAATTTAAAAAATTAGCATGGTTTATAATAATTGGTACAATACCTGCAGGATTAGCTGGTTTTTTGCTTAAAGACTTTTTTGAAAGCTTATTCAGCAATTTAACTGCAGTATCAGTCTTTCTAATCATCACTGGTTTTCTTCTATGGGGATCAGAAATGGTATCACGAAAGACACTTAAAAAAATTAGTTTAAAAGAAATGACCGTTAAAAATACTCTTATTATGGGTGTTGCCCAAGCATGTGCTATTGCCCCGGGAATATCCCGTTCAGGAGCCACAATATCATCAGGACTATTTTTAGGTATGGAAAGAGAATTAGCAGCCCGTTTCAGTTTTTTACTTTCAATACCAGCAATATTAGGAGCAGCATTGGTTCAATTAAAGGACATAAGCACGGGTCTAGATGTAAATACAAGTGCTTATGTGCTGGGTTTTATTGCAGCAGCAATATCCGGTTATCTAGCCATTAAATTAATGTTAAAATTAATAAAAGAGAGAAATTTGTTGATATTTGCTTATTACTGCTGGATTGTAGGTGCTTTTGTACTAATTTTCACATTAGTACTAACTTAA
- a CDS encoding 30S ribosomal protein S15, translating to MAIKPEWIEYSNEEIEELILKLRKEGNSTSKIGIILRDQYGIPDVKLITGMKITKILENHGQKLEYPEDLMNLIRKAVNIREHLTENPKDLHTKRGLQIIESNIRRLVRYYTREGVLPEGWRYEPKKAALLVK from the coding sequence ATGGCCATCAAACCTGAATGGATCGAGTATTCAAACGAAGAAATAGAAGAATTAATATTAAAACTAAGAAAAGAAGGTAACTCCACCAGTAAAATTGGGATTATCTTAAGAGACCAGTATGGAATTCCTGATGTTAAATTAATAACTGGAATGAAAATTACAAAAATACTGGAAAATCACGGTCAAAAATTAGAATATCCAGAAGATTTAATGAATTTAATAAGAAAAGCAGTTAATATTAGGGAACACTTAACAGAAAATCCAAAGGACCTTCACACTAAAAGAGGTCTGCAAATTATTGAATCTAATATTAGAAGATTGGTAAGATATTACACCAGAGAGGGCGTTTTACCTGAAGGCTGGAGATATGAACCAAAAAAAGCAGCATTACTTGTTAAATAA
- a CDS encoding phosphoesterase, translating into MNQKKQHYLLNKAEEAGNLLKSHIEQDHIVRIISHNDSDGLSSAGIICNAISKLNGKFHVTIVPRLREGFIKKLAQEKYKLFFFCDMGSAALEPLSRLKREVIVADHHQTPGDSDDEIKNITHINPHLYEIDGTKDVSASGVSYIIVRGMDNKELAGLALTGAFGDMQGVDGFTGINKMILDEGIQAGTVEMHDDLKIAYKNEEPIYKSLAYTINPVLPGLTGDLEGSMGFLEKMGVSYGIKFSDLSNEERDILKEELIKVNEKIFGTVYSMPREVPPLKNIEDYARVLDACGKNKKYGLGLSICLGDKKESVEEAQKLVKKYQDNLVNGIDWIKKEGSVKLDYIQHIYTEDKRKKSLMGTLASVGLELRYLDPEKPVIAISKMDNVIKISGRTTNQQIQNGVNLGKALEQASKSFNGAGGGHNIAAGAVVPYKEMDNFLNLVNDIVSEQINS; encoded by the coding sequence ATGAACCAAAAAAAGCAGCATTACTTGTTAAATAAAGCTGAAGAAGCTGGAAATCTTCTTAAAAGTCATATAGAACAGGATCATATTGTGAGAATAATTTCTCACAATGATTCTGATGGCCTTTCTTCAGCTGGAATAATATGTAACGCAATTTCAAAACTTAATGGTAAATTTCATGTTACCATTGTACCCCGCCTACGTGAAGGTTTTATTAAAAAGCTGGCTCAGGAAAAATATAAATTATTCTTTTTTTGTGATATGGGAAGTGCTGCCTTAGAACCTCTAAGCAGACTAAAAAGAGAAGTTATAGTGGCTGATCACCACCAAACACCTGGCGATAGTGATGATGAAATCAAAAACATAACCCACATAAATCCCCATCTTTATGAAATAGACGGTACAAAGGATGTTAGCGCCTCCGGTGTCTCTTATATAATTGTTAGAGGGATGGATAATAAAGAATTGGCAGGATTAGCATTAACTGGAGCATTCGGAGATATGCAAGGTGTTGATGGATTTACTGGTATTAATAAGATGATATTGGATGAAGGAATCCAAGCCGGAACAGTGGAAATGCACGACGACTTGAAAATTGCATACAAAAACGAAGAACCGATTTATAAATCACTAGCCTACACCATTAATCCTGTTTTACCCGGCCTCACAGGAGATTTAGAAGGTTCAATGGGATTTTTAGAAAAAATGGGAGTTTCTTATGGGATAAAATTCAGTGATCTTAGTAACGAAGAAAGAGATATCTTAAAAGAGGAGTTAATCAAAGTCAACGAAAAGATCTTTGGAACTGTTTACAGTATGCCTCGGGAAGTTCCTCCTCTGAAAAATATTGAAGATTATGCCCGGGTATTAGACGCTTGTGGTAAAAATAAAAAATATGGACTAGGTTTGAGTATTTGTTTGGGAGACAAAAAAGAATCAGTGGAAGAAGCTCAAAAATTAGTCAAAAAATACCAGGATAACTTGGTAAATGGAATTGACTGGATTAAAAAGGAAGGATCTGTTAAATTAGATTATATTCAACATATTTATACTGAAGATAAACGTAAAAAGAGTTTAATGGGTACTTTGGCTAGTGTTGGGTTGGAATTAAGGTATTTAGATCCAGAAAAACCAGTTATAGCCATATCCAAAATGGACAACGTAATAAAGATCTCAGGAAGAACCACCAACCAACAAATTCAAAATGGAGTAAATTTGGGTAAGGCATTAGAACAGGCATCTAAAAGCTTCAATGGTGCTGGAGGCGGGCATAACATTGCCGCTGGAGCAGTAGTACCCTATAAAGAAATGGATAATTTTTTAAATTTAGTAAATGATATTGTATCAGAACAGATCAACTCTTAA
- the pyrB gene encoding aspartate carbamoyltransferase, with the protein MTFNQKNVISIKDFSKKDIKYILNVAEKMEPIARSQETSNLLYGKILGMLFYEPSTRTKLSFETAMKRLSGNVIGFTEAAGSSMTKGENLADTARMVGEYADSIVIRHEMEGAARYVSDLVDIPVINAGDGAGQHPTQTLLDLYTMKRIFGKIKNLNVALIGDLKYGRTVHSLAYALALFNVKMSFVSPKELKMPVEIVHDLNKMDVVARETENIHEVLNKVDVLYVTRIQKERFPDPEEYQKIKGAYLINSELLKGTDLIVMHPLPRVDEISYDVDTTSYSKYFEQAFYGVPVRMALLKSIIR; encoded by the coding sequence ATGACCTTCAATCAGAAAAACGTTATTTCGATTAAAGATTTCAGTAAGAAAGATATTAAGTATATTTTGAATGTAGCTGAAAAAATGGAGCCGATTGCAAGGTCACAAGAAACTTCTAATCTACTTTATGGAAAGATCTTGGGAATGTTATTTTACGAACCATCTACCCGGACAAAATTATCATTTGAAACTGCAATGAAAAGGTTAAGTGGTAATGTAATAGGTTTTACAGAAGCTGCTGGTAGTTCCATGACAAAAGGAGAAAATCTGGCTGATACTGCACGTATGGTTGGTGAATACGCTGATTCAATAGTTATAAGGCATGAAATGGAAGGTGCGGCAAGATATGTTTCAGATCTGGTAGATATACCTGTTATCAATGCAGGAGATGGTGCTGGTCAGCATCCTACCCAAACTCTGTTGGACCTTTATACCATGAAAAGAATTTTTGGAAAAATAAAAAACTTAAATGTAGCACTTATTGGTGACTTGAAATATGGTAGAACTGTTCATTCTTTAGCTTATGCACTAGCACTGTTCAATGTCAAAATGAGTTTTGTATCACCAAAAGAACTAAAAATGCCTGTTGAAATAGTACATGATTTAAACAAGATGGATGTAGTGGCCAGAGAAACTGAAAATATTCATGAAGTTTTGAATAAAGTAGATGTCTTGTATGTTACAAGGATACAGAAAGAAAGATTTCCTGATCCAGAAGAATATCAAAAAATTAAAGGAGCATATTTAATTAACTCAGAATTATTAAAGGGAACTGATTTAATAGTAATGCATCCCCTTCCAAGGGTTGATGAAATTTCTTATGATGTGGATACAACATCATATAGTAAATATTTTGAACAGGCTTTTTATGGTGTTCCTGTACGCATGGCCCTTTTAAAGTCAATAATCAGATAA
- a CDS encoding Hef nuclease has translation MSKWIEHPLIKPEKIESRLYQQILAAGVLKKGNSMIVAPTALGKTIVAVLVAAERIQKIKNSKILILAPSKPLVVQHEESFRAFLKITVTSITGDIKPEDRTKRWQESQVICATPQTVESDLISGKYTLKNVSLLVFDECHRGVGSYSYVFLASKYIKDSKNPLILGLTASPGWDEERVKSVCENLFIKDVVIKNEEDKDVSPYFNPVEVNWVKVELPQELKDIKTHMEKTLKSRLMTLKKMGIISSIVNVSKKDILRAKSLAQNRIGRSIKPPKKCFVAISLLSAVINILHAIELLETQGISNLEKYFHRLRSKKTKAAKGLINDKEFNMAIYLTHKAFNNDIEHPKLEKLVEILKKELKKKDSKIIVFTQYRDTVEKIYQKCVGEDINAVKFFGQAPRENEKGLTQKEQKKIIKAFKMGVHDVLISTSVAEEGIDIPAVDLVILYEPVPSEIRMIQRRGRTGRKDKGRMFILMTKGTRDEAYYWSSINKEKQMRKTLDNGYQQDLKVNILNKTIEEGMEVIGNDYCVEEELTEEINESSEETEDLEKEKNVDNSIKENKYVEPGDFDVESVIPLIYADSREQNSKVLRELHNLNIKINIKSLAVADYQVSDEVAIERKTAKDFVSSIIDKRLYKQAKELVENFNKPLIILEGDDLYSGFIHPNAIRGALASVTVDFGIPIIPTRSQEDTAAMIFRIALREQMHERPEIQIRTEKKPLTIWEQQLYIIESLPNVGPVTAKKLMEEFGSVTEIICASEEELKKVEGIGKKIARQIRNVLDSNFKTIKPIKEKKLINDN, from the coding sequence ATGTCAAAATGGATCGAGCATCCTCTAATCAAACCTGAAAAAATAGAATCCCGTCTTTATCAGCAAATTTTAGCTGCAGGAGTGCTTAAAAAAGGTAACAGTATGATAGTAGCACCTACTGCTCTTGGGAAAACTATTGTTGCTGTTTTGGTTGCTGCAGAAAGAATTCAAAAAATAAAAAACTCAAAAATATTGATTTTAGCTCCTAGCAAACCATTAGTGGTTCAACATGAGGAGAGCTTCCGAGCATTTTTGAAAATAACCGTAACTTCCATTACTGGTGATATAAAACCGGAAGATAGAACTAAAAGATGGCAAGAATCGCAAGTGATATGTGCTACCCCACAAACTGTAGAATCTGACCTTATTTCTGGAAAATATACTCTAAAAAATGTTTCTTTACTCGTTTTTGATGAATGTCATCGGGGTGTAGGTTCTTATTCCTATGTTTTTCTGGCAAGTAAATATATTAAAGATAGTAAAAATCCCTTAATATTAGGACTCACTGCATCTCCGGGATGGGATGAAGAAAGAGTCAAGAGTGTGTGTGAAAATCTCTTCATAAAAGATGTAGTAATAAAAAATGAGGAAGATAAGGACGTATCTCCCTATTTTAATCCAGTCGAAGTCAACTGGGTAAAAGTAGAATTACCACAGGAATTGAAGGACATTAAAACCCATATGGAAAAGACATTAAAATCACGTTTAATGACCCTGAAAAAAATGGGTATCATAAGTTCAATTGTAAATGTTAGTAAAAAAGACATTCTAAGAGCAAAAAGCCTAGCACAAAATAGAATAGGAAGAAGTATCAAACCGCCCAAGAAATGTTTTGTGGCCATATCTCTACTCAGCGCAGTGATAAACATATTACATGCTATTGAGCTTTTAGAAACCCAAGGAATAAGTAATTTGGAAAAGTATTTCCACAGACTTCGTAGCAAAAAAACTAAGGCTGCTAAAGGTCTTATTAATGATAAAGAATTTAATATGGCAATTTATTTGACGCATAAAGCTTTTAACAATGATATTGAGCATCCTAAACTAGAAAAACTGGTTGAAATTTTAAAAAAAGAACTGAAAAAAAAAGATTCAAAAATCATAGTATTTACCCAGTATCGGGATACAGTCGAAAAAATTTATCAAAAGTGTGTTGGTGAGGACATCAATGCTGTGAAATTCTTTGGCCAAGCCCCTCGGGAAAATGAAAAAGGTTTAACTCAAAAAGAGCAGAAAAAAATAATAAAAGCATTTAAAATGGGGGTACATGACGTTTTAATATCAACAAGTGTTGCTGAAGAAGGCATAGACATCCCTGCAGTGGATTTGGTTATCTTATACGAACCTGTTCCTTCAGAAATAAGGATGATCCAGAGGAGAGGTAGAACTGGACGGAAAGATAAGGGACGTATGTTTATATTAATGACTAAAGGAACCAGAGATGAAGCTTACTACTGGTCCAGTATCAATAAGGAAAAGCAGATGCGAAAAACATTAGATAATGGATATCAGCAAGATTTAAAAGTTAACATATTAAATAAAACGATTGAAGAAGGAATGGAAGTTATAGGTAATGATTATTGTGTTGAAGAAGAACTTACTGAAGAAATTAATGAAAGTTCAGAAGAAACAGAAGATTTAGAAAAAGAAAAAAACGTTGATAATTCAATAAAAGAAAATAAATATGTGGAACCAGGAGATTTTGATGTAGAATCTGTAATTCCTCTAATCTACGCAGATTCCAGAGAACAAAATTCTAAAGTTCTGCGAGAACTTCATAACCTAAACATTAAAATTAATATAAAAAGTTTGGCTGTAGCTGATTATCAGGTCAGTGATGAGGTGGCTATAGAAAGAAAAACAGCTAAAGACTTTGTAAGCTCCATAATAGACAAAAGATTGTATAAACAAGCCAAGGAATTGGTTGAAAATTTCAATAAACCATTGATTATATTGGAAGGTGATGATTTATACTCTGGTTTCATCCATCCCAACGCTATTAGAGGAGCTTTAGCATCTGTAACTGTTGATTTTGGAATACCTATAATCCCTACACGTTCACAAGAGGATACTGCTGCAATGATTTTTAGAATTGCTCTAAGAGAACAAATGCATGAAAGGCCTGAAATACAAATAAGAACAGAAAAGAAACCATTAACCATCTGGGAACAGCAGTTGTACATTATAGAATCCCTACCCAACGTAGGACCAGTTACAGCTAAAAAATTAATGGAAGAATTTGGAAGTGTAACTGAAATTATATGTGCTTCTGAAGAAGAATTAAAGAAAGTTGAAGGTATTGGTAAAAAAATTGCTAGGCAAATTAGGAATGTTCTGGACTCTAACTTTAAAACAATCAAACCAATCAAAGAGAAAAAGTTAATCAACGATAATTAA
- a CDS encoding Kae1-associated kinase Bud32 — protein sequence MIVIGIEGTAEKTGVGLVDSEGNILASVGKALIPASGGIHPREAAEHHANSILPLIKEALEISKLTLKGIDMVAFSRGPGLGPALRTVATAARSLALTLNIPILGVNHCIGHVEIGKLTTGAEDPISLYVSGGNSQVITFDSGRYRVFGETLDIAIGNCLDQFARSVGLGHPGGPVVEKLAKKSDNYIKLPYVVKGMDLSFSGLLTAAIRKYESGINLEDLCYSLQETAFSMLVEVTERALAHSKKGEVMLCGGVAANSRLREMLATMAEEHYAEFFIPPVKYCGDNGAMIAWLGYLMYKNGFRQSLDETTVIQRYRTDEVDVPWMKSSQKYLTLPDDILAKGAEANIYSEYWMNNEVIIKERASKSYRIPEMDFYLRKTRTKKEARLLNEAKRCDVFTPLIYDINKADYSLTMEKIGGELIKNVLNNDTHIMGDIGIRIGENIAKLHNCGIIHGDLTTSNMILSDNEIYFLDFGLGKVSQEVEDKGVDLLVFKKAIHNIHYKVAEKCFEYVLEGYKLADNYPRIIAKIKEIEGRGRYTTNMA from the coding sequence TTGATAGTTATTGGTATTGAAGGAACTGCAGAAAAGACTGGAGTTGGATTAGTAGATTCTGAAGGAAATATATTAGCTTCAGTTGGAAAAGCTTTAATACCAGCTAGTGGTGGTATCCATCCAAGAGAAGCAGCAGAACACCATGCTAATTCAATTTTACCTTTAATAAAAGAGGCTTTGGAAATTTCTAAATTAACACTAAAGGGAATTGATATGGTGGCGTTCTCTCGTGGCCCGGGTTTAGGACCAGCGCTTCGAACCGTGGCTACTGCAGCAAGATCACTTGCATTAACATTAAATATTCCAATATTAGGTGTAAATCATTGTATTGGCCATGTTGAGATTGGTAAACTTACCACTGGTGCTGAAGATCCTATATCACTCTACGTGAGTGGGGGTAATAGTCAGGTGATAACCTTTGACAGTGGCAGATACCGTGTGTTTGGTGAAACTCTGGATATTGCTATAGGAAATTGTCTGGACCAATTTGCACGTTCAGTGGGATTGGGCCATCCGGGAGGTCCAGTGGTTGAAAAACTTGCCAAAAAATCTGATAATTATATTAAATTACCGTACGTGGTTAAAGGTATGGATTTATCATTTTCAGGTCTTTTAACTGCTGCTATTCGAAAATATGAATCTGGTATTAATTTAGAAGATTTGTGTTACAGTTTACAGGAAACTGCATTTTCTATGCTTGTAGAAGTAACTGAAAGGGCTCTTGCACATTCAAAAAAGGGAGAAGTGATGCTTTGTGGTGGGGTGGCTGCTAACTCTAGATTAAGGGAAATGCTGGCCACTATGGCTGAAGAACACTATGCTGAATTTTTCATACCTCCAGTTAAATACTGTGGGGATAATGGGGCTATGATAGCCTGGTTAGGATATTTAATGTATAAAAATGGTTTCCGGCAAAGTTTGGATGAAACAACTGTAATTCAAAGGTACCGGACTGACGAAGTAGATGTTCCCTGGATGAAAAGTTCACAGAAGTATCTAACTCTACCAGATGATATTCTGGCAAAAGGTGCTGAAGCTAATATCTATTCTGAATATTGGATGAATAATGAAGTTATAATAAAGGAAAGGGCATCAAAAAGTTATCGTATCCCAGAAATGGATTTTTATTTAAGGAAAACCCGGACCAAAAAAGAAGCCCGGCTTTTAAACGAAGCTAAAAGATGTGACGTTTTTACACCACTTATTTATGATATCAACAAAGCAGATTACTCTTTGACAATGGAGAAGATAGGTGGTGAACTGATTAAAAATGTATTAAACAATGATACACATATTATGGGGGATATTGGTATTAGAATAGGTGAAAATATTGCTAAACTCCATAATTGTGGTATAATTCATGGCGATCTAACTACTTCAAATATGATTTTAAGTGATAATGAAATATATTTCCTTGATTTTGGTCTGGGAAAAGTTTCCCAAGAAGTAGAAGATAAAGGAGTAGATCTATTAGTATTTAAAAAAGCTATTCACAACATACATTACAAAGTTGCTGAAAAATGCTTTGAATATGTCTTGGAAGGATATAAGTTAGCAGATAATTACCCGCGAATAATAGCTAAGATTAAAGAAATTGAAGGAAGGGGAAGATATACTACAAACATGGCTTGA
- the rdgB gene encoding non-canonical purine NTP pyrophosphatase, RdgB/HAM1 family produces the protein MKITFITGNKHKVKEAKHIFENFGIELEHLNLGYPEIQGELVEVASFGAKDVASRLKEPVIVEDAGLFIKALNWFPGAYSAYVQETIGNKGILKLMNNVDDRYAEFRSVVGFCMPNSEPETFLGAVKGHISYKEKGSHGFAFDPLFNPERYEKTFGELKTEVKNEFSHRRKAFEKFAIWYKDYRGD, from the coding sequence ATGAAGATAACATTTATAACTGGTAATAAACACAAAGTAAAAGAAGCCAAACATATCTTTGAAAATTTTGGTATAGAACTTGAACATTTAAACTTAGGGTATCCTGAAATACAAGGAGAACTAGTAGAAGTTGCTTCTTTTGGTGCTAAAGATGTTGCAAGTCGTTTGAAAGAACCTGTGATTGTTGAAGATGCAGGTCTTTTTATCAAAGCCTTAAACTGGTTTCCAGGAGCGTATTCTGCGTATGTTCAGGAAACAATTGGTAACAAAGGTATTTTAAAGCTGATGAATAATGTTGATGACAGATACGCCGAATTCAGGTCGGTTGTTGGATTTTGCATGCCCAACTCCGAACCCGAGACTTTTTTAGGTGCTGTTAAGGGACATATTTCATATAAAGAAAAAGGAAGCCATGGATTTGCTTTTGATCCGCTTTTCAATCCGGAAAGATATGAAAAAACTTTTGGCGAGTTGAAAACTGAAGTAAAAAACGAATTTTCACACCGCAGAAAAGCGTTTGAAAAGTTTGCAATATGGTATAAGGATTATAGAGGTGATTAA